AGCCCGGAAGATAACCCATTTCATGTCCGGTGAAAAATGGATATTGGGTTCCAGCTTGTATTTATGGAACTTCATGTTGACTAACCGTTCCGCTTTGAAGTGATTCCCTTCCGGAGTGAAGAGGTAAATCCACTTTCCGTTTTTCGCATTGGCTACCGACACGGTATCGCCACCGTCACCGGCAAATAGTTTCTGGTCAGGAGACGTTGTGTAATGTACGCTCCATTGATCGCGGGTCAGTCGGTATTTCACCTCTTTCCCCGTTTTCAGATTTGTCCCTCCTACATAGAAATCCTTTCCGCGAGGTAATTGCAGGTCGTACCAGATCGTCTTTCCATCCTGACCAAACCATTCGTGGCCGGCAATTTCATCTTTCATGCTTCTTTTATGGATAAGTCCGACTTTCTGGGTGTCCGTATTGATTGTCCAGATTCTGTCCACCTTTTGCCACGGTCCTTCATGGCAGAACATCATCACTTTGGGATCTGCCGGTGAAAACTGCACGTGATTGAGCCATGCATTATCGGTAAAGAGTCGCGTAAGTTGTTTTGTTTTGAGATTGATGGCGAATAGAGTTCTCGGCAAGCGAGCTTCATATATTCTGTTGAAAAAATCTTTCTTTTCCGGGTAGGCTTTCACGATCTCTTTTTCCGCTTCGGAAGAGCTGACTCCGCCCAGCAACGTTTCATCTGCATTTAACGTGGTGATTCCTCCTTTGAAGTCGGATGGGAATACAAATACGAGTTCTGTCTGTTGTGAGTCTGCATTTGTGCTGAAAACGCTGTCTTCGACCTGGTAGTAGATGTTGTGAGAGCGTTGGTCCACGATTTCCCCTCTTTTGTATGTTGTACTGCCGGTGAGTTGTTTTATCTCCAGCGTTTTCAGGTTAACCGTGAATAAATTCTGTCCCATGCCGTCTGCTTTGTAGGCGTCATTTCCGTAAAATACCATACGATCGCCTTCATTGCCTTTTCCGGAAATAAACGGATTGTTGTGAAAATAGAAGCTTGCACTGTTGCCTTCACGTTGCGTCAGTCGAATGACTTTGTGATGGGTCTCTTTGTCTATCCAGGCGTTGGGCATTTTATGACCGCCTGTCTGCATTACGGTTTGAGCTGCCAGATTTACCGGTGAGCTGATAAAGGCTAAAAGCATTAGCCTGAGGAATGTGTTTTTGTTCATGGGTTTTATTGTCAGGGTTATAGGTGTTATTCGATGTTATAGTTACATAGGCCAAATATATATCCCTTCACCAGATCAGAGCATAACGATTTTGATAGATTGATTGTTCCTTTTGACGGGATTGGCGTTTTCTTTATCCAATTCAGTCGGATAAATTGTTGTTGTGTTTTTTACAATAAGATAAGCTGCTTTTCTTATTGTAAAATCTACATTGTAGACATTCGGGTAAATGCTTTTGAAATAGGCGTTTATCATATACCCTTATTGTAAAATGTATGAATATTAAATAGTTGATATTCAGTACATTATGTTTTATAACATCGCGATTACAATAAGCTTTTCGTAAAAGTGACTATATCTTTGTAGTCGTTAATCAAATCAATCGTTTCAGTGAGTACAAATCCCGGCTTCTTTCCGCATTTATCTGTTGACTGTGTCCTGTTAGGTTACGACGGAGAAAAACTTAACGTGCTATTAGTAGAATATGGTAGCGAACTGGATACGGAGAAATTCAACAGCCAGAAGCTGCCGGGAAGTGTTATTTACGATAACGAAGATGTGGATGATGCGGCAGAACGGGTTTTGTATGAACTGACCGGCATCAAAAACATTTACATGAAACAGTTTAAATGTTTTGCCAACCCAGATCGTACTAAAAATCCACGTGATAAATACTGGCTGGAGAATGCCATCCGGCAAAAGATTGGCCGGATTATTACGGTCGGTTACCTGGCATTGCTGCGCATTGATAAGAAAGGACCGCAACTCTCCAAAGAGCATAATGCGACTTGGTGTCCGCTTGATGAGTTGCAATCCCTTGCCTTTGACCATAATCTGATTATCGAGGATGCGGTGAAGCAGGTGCGCAAAGAGATTGAGATGGAGCCTGCGGTATTGTTTGAGCTTTTACCTAGAAAATTTACAGCACTTGAGCTTCGTACTCTTTTCGATATGGTACACGGTGTGAAAGCCGATGTGCGCAATTTCCACAAAAAGATAGCAGCGATGGAGTATGTCGTTCCATTGGAAGAGCGACAGAGCAATGTATCGCACCGTGCGGCACGCTATTATCGCTTCGATAAGAAGATTTATAATAAGATACACGGGTAATAAAGGGATTGAGGGATTGAATAATAGAGGGGGAGAATGAAGAATCTCACAAATTGCAATCTAAACGTAAGACTTATAACGTATAACGTAAAACATAAAGACAATGTATTTATTAGGAGTTGACATTGGTAGTTCATCGGTAAAGGCTTCGCTGGTTAATGCAGAGACCGGCAAATGTGTGGCCACCGACTTTTCACCGAAAGTAGAGATGGAAATCATGGCTGTAAAAGCGGGTTGGGCAGAACAAAGCCCTGAAGCCTGGTGGGCCAATATGAAAAATGCCATCCAGTCGATCATGTCCAAATCGGGCGTATCGGGCAATGAAATCAAAGCCATCGGTATCTCTTACCAGATGCACGGCCTGGTGTTGGTGGACAAAAACAAAGAGGTGCTCCGTCCGTCTATCATCTGGTGTGACAGCCGCGCCGTACCTTACGGTGAAAAGGCTTTCAAAGCCATCGGAGAAGAACAATGCCTTTCTCACCTGCTCAACTCTCCGGGTAACTTTACCGCATCCAAACTGGCCTGGGTAAAGGAAAACGAACCCGAACTCTTCGCTAAAATCTACAAAATCATGCTTCCGGGCGACTACATCGCCATGAGACTGACCGGTGAAATCACCACTACCGTTTCCGGATTGTCGGAAGGTATGTTCTGGGATTTCAAAACGAATTCAGTTTCGGAAGATGTGATGAAATACTACGGATTTGACGCTTCTGTCATCCCGACTATCCTGCCTACGTTTGCTGATCAGGGTAAAGTAACAGCTGATATTGCTGCCGAACTGGGACTGGCTGCCGGAATTCCCGTTACTTATCGTGCCGGAGACCAACCGAATAACGCACTCTCACTTAATGTGTTCAATCCGGGTGAGATTGCCGCAACAGCTGGTACGTCAGGGGTTGTATATGGTGTAAACGGCCACGTGAATTATGATCCGCAATCACGCGTAAATACATTTGCTCATGTTAATCACACTGCTGATACTACCCGTTTGGGCGTATTACTTTGTGTAAATGGTACCGGTATCCTGAATTCATGGATGAAGAAGAACGTTGCGCCGGAAGGGATCTCGTACAATGAGATGAACGAGCTGGCAGAAGCTGTGGCAATCGGATCAAACGGTATCTCTATCCTGCCTTTCGGTAATGGTGCTGAGCGCATGCTCAACAATAAAGAGGTGGGCTGCTCGGTGCATGGCATCAACTTCAACAAACACGGTAAAGCTCACCTGTTGCGTGCGGCTCAGGAGGGTATCGTATTCTCCTTCGCTTACGGTATGGAGGTGATGCAGGGCATGGGTATTGATACCCGTGTCATTCGCGCCGGTTTCGCCAACATGTTTATGAGCCCGATCTTCCGTGATACACTGGCTGGTGTTACCGGAGCTACCATTGAGTTGTTTGATACAGACGGTTCTGTAGGTGCGGCTAAAGGTGCAGGTATCGGTGCCGGAATCTACAAATCAAACGTTGAGGCCTTTGCATCACTCGAGAAACTGAAAGTAATCGAACCCAATAAAGCTCAGGAAGAAGCTTATAAGGCGGCTTATGAGTTGTGGAAAAGCAAGCTTTAATTCATCTACCCCTAAATCCCCTAAAGGGGACTTCTACAGAATTGCAAATATGAACTGTGAGCGCTTAGGGAAACTGAGATTTGTACTTCTGTAAATGTTTAGCACTCTCTAAAAGTCTCCTTTAGGGGATTTAGGGGCGGGAAGACAAAGTACAAACACAATAACCTCAACGAAGAATATTAGCACTTTACAATTTACGGCTTTTAGAGAAGTTAATAATTCAATAATCAATTATCAATGACTTCCTTGTCTTTTTTTAGGAGACAGGGAGTCTCAAAACACAAAACAAGATGGCACAAAAAGAGTATTTTCCTGGCATAGGAAAAATCAAATTTGAAGGTAAAGAGAGTAAAAACCCTATGGCTTTCCGTTACTACGATGCAGAGAAAGTAGTTTTCGGTAAAACTATGGCTGAGTGGTTCAAATTCAGCATGGCATGGTGGCACACTTTGTGCGCTGAAGGTGGAGACCCATTCGGTGGCGGTACTCAGGTTCACCCATGGGTAGGTGCAACTGATGCTGTACAAGCTGCAAAAGACAAAATGGATGCTGGTTTCGAGTTCATGCAAAAAATGGGTATCGAATACTACTGTTTCCACGATATCGACTTGGTAAGCGAAGGCAGCAGCATCGAAGAATACGAAGCTAACCTGAAAGCTATCGTTGAATATGCTAAACAAAAACAAGCTGAGACTGGTATCAAACTGATGTGGGGTACTGCAAACGTATTCTCTCCTGCTCGTTATATGAACGGTGCAAGCACCAACCCTGATTTCGATACTGCTGCCCGTGCAATGTTGCAAATCAAAAACGCTATCGACGCTACTATCGCATTGGGTGGTAGAGGTTATGTGTTCTGGGGAGGACGTGAAGGTTACATGTCATTGTTGAACACTGATATGAAACGTGAAAAACAACACATGGGTACCATGTTGCAAAAAGCACGTGACTATGCCCGCGCTAAAGGTTTCAAAGGCGTGTTCCTTATCGAGCCTAAACCAATGGAGCCAATGAAACATCAGTATGATGTGGATAGCGAAACTGTAATCGGCTTCCTGAAAGAGTTCGGTTTGGAAAATGATTTCAAATTGAACATCGAGGTTAACCACGCTACTTTGGCTGGCCACACTTTCGAGCACGAATTGCAGTGTGCCGTTGATGCCGGTATGTTGGGTGCTATCGACGCAAACCGC
The window above is part of the Parabacteroides sp. FAFU027 genome. Proteins encoded here:
- a CDS encoding NUDIX hydrolase, with the translated sequence MSTNPGFFPHLSVDCVLLGYDGEKLNVLLVEYGSELDTEKFNSQKLPGSVIYDNEDVDDAAERVLYELTGIKNIYMKQFKCFANPDRTKNPRDKYWLENAIRQKIGRIITVGYLALLRIDKKGPQLSKEHNATWCPLDELQSLAFDHNLIIEDAVKQVRKEIEMEPAVLFELLPRKFTALELRTLFDMVHGVKADVRNFHKKIAAMEYVVPLEERQSNVSHRAARYYRFDKKIYNKIHG
- a CDS encoding oligogalacturonate lyase family protein encodes the protein MNKNTFLRLMLLAFISSPVNLAAQTVMQTGGHKMPNAWIDKETHHKVIRLTQREGNSASFYFHNNPFISGKGNEGDRMVFYGNDAYKADGMGQNLFTVNLKTLEIKQLTGSTTYKRGEIVDQRSHNIYYQVEDSVFSTNADSQQTELVFVFPSDFKGGITTLNADETLLGGVSSSEAEKEIVKAYPEKKDFFNRIYEARLPRTLFAINLKTKQLTRLFTDNAWLNHVQFSPADPKVMMFCHEGPWQKVDRIWTINTDTQKVGLIHKRSMKDEIAGHEWFGQDGKTIWYDLQLPRGKDFYVGGTNLKTGKEVKYRLTRDQWSVHYTTSPDQKLFAGDGGDTVSVANAKNGKWIYLFTPEGNHFKAERLVNMKFHKYKLEPNIHFSPDMKWVIFRANFEGFESVYAVEIAKSKADK
- the xylA gene encoding xylose isomerase, with product MAQKEYFPGIGKIKFEGKESKNPMAFRYYDAEKVVFGKTMAEWFKFSMAWWHTLCAEGGDPFGGGTQVHPWVGATDAVQAAKDKMDAGFEFMQKMGIEYYCFHDIDLVSEGSSIEEYEANLKAIVEYAKQKQAETGIKLMWGTANVFSPARYMNGASTNPDFDTAARAMLQIKNAIDATIALGGRGYVFWGGREGYMSLLNTDMKREKQHMGTMLQKARDYARAKGFKGVFLIEPKPMEPMKHQYDVDSETVIGFLKEFGLENDFKLNIEVNHATLAGHTFEHELQCAVDAGMLGAIDANRGDVQNGWDTDQFPVDIFELTQAMMVVLKGGGMQGCGTNFDAKIRRNSTDMDDLFIAHIGAMDVMARALESAAAILKESPYQKMVSDRYASYDAGKGKEFEEGKLSLEDVYAYAKANGEPKQISGKQELYEAIVNMYI
- a CDS encoding xylulokinase, which translates into the protein MYLLGVDIGSSSVKASLVNAETGKCVATDFSPKVEMEIMAVKAGWAEQSPEAWWANMKNAIQSIMSKSGVSGNEIKAIGISYQMHGLVLVDKNKEVLRPSIIWCDSRAVPYGEKAFKAIGEEQCLSHLLNSPGNFTASKLAWVKENEPELFAKIYKIMLPGDYIAMRLTGEITTTVSGLSEGMFWDFKTNSVSEDVMKYYGFDASVIPTILPTFADQGKVTADIAAELGLAAGIPVTYRAGDQPNNALSLNVFNPGEIAATAGTSGVVYGVNGHVNYDPQSRVNTFAHVNHTADTTRLGVLLCVNGTGILNSWMKKNVAPEGISYNEMNELAEAVAIGSNGISILPFGNGAERMLNNKEVGCSVHGINFNKHGKAHLLRAAQEGIVFSFAYGMEVMQGMGIDTRVIRAGFANMFMSPIFRDTLAGVTGATIELFDTDGSVGAAKGAGIGAGIYKSNVEAFASLEKLKVIEPNKAQEEAYKAAYELWKSKL